From Gloeocapsa sp. PCC 73106:
AAGAGTGATTATCATCCCTTCTACCCTGATCTTGACCGGATCGCCAAAAGGGGGAACACTAATCACCGTGAATTTTATCCCGGGTTTTAACCCCATGGCTAACAATTTGCCTTGGTAACCTTGCAGAATCTTATCATACCCTACTATCTGCGCGAGGGTACCTACCTCCATTTCTCTGATGTAAGTTCTAGTATCTGTGGCCATTTCCAAGGCTTTTAATTGATCTGGAGGACAATCACTCACTAGTATTTTTGACGTCATCTCTGCACCTAAACCAACGGTTTGATCACCAATCTTTAATAATACTGAACCACTGGGCTGAATATGAATTATTTCTGCCATTTCTCCTGAATTTAAACCCATTATTGAAAATCCTATTACCCAAACACGAGCACCAAGTTCAGCCTGAGACAGAGGGTAAGAAAGTCGAGAATTGTCTATCTCTGATTGATTGAACTCCTCACCATTTCCACCCCAATAACTAAAACGCCAATTCATCTAAGTTTATTAATATTTTTCTCTCTAGGAACATCCTAAATGTTGAGTCAGTAGTTCCTCTACTTGTTGACTGTTAACATGGCTGTAATAGGCGCGATCGGGTAGAAAAACCAGGTTGGGTCCTTTTTTACATTTTTTCAAGCAACCTGTGGTTTTAATTTTGACTTGTTCGCTTAATCCTCTTTGGGCTAGCTGTTCTGTCAATTGGGCGTAAACGTCAGCCCCACCTTGGCGCCAACAACTCGACTTTTGACAAATCAAAATAGAAGAAGATGGGGATGGTTTCTGACAATTGGGAGAGGGTACACAATTCGACTCGATCACATCGGCTTTAAGCTTTAATTTGCCTGTTTTATAACAGATTGTCTTCTCTCCAGTGATTTTTAGCAGATCACCCTGTTTATAAGCTCTCTCGAGTTCTTGACGTTGCTCTTTTCTGGGTTTAATCCAATATTCCGTATTAGCCACTGCCAAGCGTAGGTATTTGAGCTTGTAACCATCCTTGTAGATGAACCCTTTTAGTTCGCCTGTTAGGGTAAATGTATCCGTATTGAGTCTAGTTTTCATAATTTTTCTTGAGGTTTGAATCAACGGGTAAATTGGTGCGCCAACAAGTTTCTAGCCACTCAATCAATTGAGTACGAGGGGTCGTTTGTTGTCGAACAACGTTCCAGACTTGAAGCACTCCTAAAGGGCTAGTCATCTTGATTTGCAGTGGTTGGTTACTCTGACAAGCACAGGTAACACCCAATTCCTGTAAGCGGTAATATACTTGCCAACGCTCTGAGAGTTTGATTTCTATTGTCTGATAGTCGTCGTCGGGGGATGGAGAGACTTTCATATTCTCGCTAGTTAATGAGAAAGATTCTTGTTTGTTAGCTTCGCTGCTTAGTATAACATTAACTGCAAATATTTTGCATTTATTTTAAAGCAAAGGGAATAAACTAGGGTCAAAATAGTCAACTATAATGAAACTTATAGAAACGTAAAATTAAGAAGATTAATATGGTTACTAGTCAAGGCTTGTTACAGACTTTTGGAGAAGTAGGGGAAAACCCAGTTCTACTCGATAAAAATACTACTGTTCCTGTTTGTGAAGGCTTAAATATTGCTTTGGCAAGTTTTCAAGCTCTCTATTTACAATATCAGAAACATCATTTTGTAGTAGAAGGAGCTGAGTTTTACCAGCTACACCAATTTTTTCAAGAATCTTACGAAGAAGCTCAAGAACACGTTCACGATTTAGGAGAACGCTTGAATGGATTAGGAGGCGTTCCTGCTTCTAGCTTCGCTAAACTTGCCGAGTTGTGCTGCTTTAGTCCTGAAGCCGATGGGGTATATAACTGCCGCACCATGATTGAAAATGATTTAGGTGCCGAACAAGAGATAGTTAAACTATTACGCAGTCAAGCATCCCAAGCAGAGAGTTTGGGCGATCGCGCTACCCGCTATCTCTTGGAAAAAATCCTTTTAGAAACTGAGCAAAGAGCATACCATTTAGATCATTTCCTCGCTCATGATAGCTTAACTCTGGGTTTTATGGGCAATGGTAATTAACTAATTCATTCTGGAATCCCTTGACCTGAGGCTTAGAACTTACCTTCTAGACCTCAGGTTTGGCTTAGCAAAAACATAGATAAAACTCAATACTTATCAAAGAATAATGCACTTATATCTATGGGTAAGAAGCAAAAAAGTAACAAATTGTGCTAAAATTTAGAGATTATTAGAGATTATTGCCGGAGTTAAGGTTTAAACACCCGAGGTAAACCTATATTTTTAGTCGATAACTCAGAATATCTAAGTTTAAAGGAGTATTTGATTTATGACCACTCCCACAGAGCGCATTATACCCACAGATTTGAGCAACGAAATGTCTCAATCTTATTTAGAGTACGCTATGAGCGTGATCGTGGGGAGAGCGTTACCAGATGCAAGGGATGGTCTAAAGCCAGTGCATCGTCGTATTCTCTACGCCATGTATGAATTGGGGTTAACCCACGATCGCCCTTTCCGGAAATGTGCCCGGGTAGTCGGGGAAGTATTGGGCAAATATCACCCCCACGGTGATGGTTCGGTATACGACGCTTTGGTAAGAATGGCTCAAGATTTTTCTATGCGCAACCCCCTCATCGAGGGTCATGGTAATTTTGGGTCTATAGATAACGATCCCCCCGCGGCGATGCGCTACACCGAATGCCGCTTACAATCTTTAACGCTTAACGGTTTATTAAGAGATATAGAAGCAGAAACCGTAGATTTTGCCGATACCTTTGACGCATCTCAACAAGAACCAGTAGTATTACCCGCGAGAATACCCCAACTATTGCTCAACGGCTCCTCTGGAATAGCGGTGGGGATGGCGACGAATATACCCCCCCATAATTTGGGAGAATTGATCAATGCTGTAATAGCGGTGATAGAGAACCCAGAGATAACCGATCTAGAGTTAATTAAGTATATCCCTGGACCAGACTTTCCTACAGGGGGACAGATTCTCGGTTACAGCGGCATCAAAGACGCGTACACTGGCGCCAGGGGTTCAATCACGATGCGGGGAGTAGCTAATATTGAAACCGCAGCCGATAACCGCAGAGAAGCGATCATTATCACCGAATTACCCTATCAAACCAATAAAGCCGCCCTAATAGAGAAAATCGCCGAACTAGTTAACGAAAAGCGCTTAGATGGGATATCAGATATCAGAGATGAAAGCGATCGCGACGGAATGCGCATCGTCATAGAATTAAAAAGAGATGCGTACCCGCGGGTAGTCTTAAATAATCTCTACAAACAAACCCCCGTACAGGCTAACTTTGGGGCAAATATGGTGGCTTTAGTCAATGGAGAACCCCAACTTCTTGCTTTAAAGCAATTTTTGGTTTTATTTCTGGAATTCCGACTAGAAACGGTTAGAAGACGCACAGAGTATCTCCTACGTAAAGCCGAAGAAAGAGACCACATCCTTCAGGGATTACTAATATCACTGGAAAATTTAGACACCATCATCGATTTAATTCGTCGTGCATCGGATACAACCACGGCTAAAAATGAATTAATCAGTCAATTTGGTCTTTCACCCGTGCAGGCAGATGCTATCCTACAGATGCAACTACGACGTTTAACAGCTCTAGAAGCAGAAAAAATTAAAGCGGAACACGAAGAACTACAAACACAGATTGCTGACTACACAGATATCTTAGCCAAAAAAACGAGAATAGAAGAGATAATCGTCACAGAACTTCAAGAGATTAAGACTATTCACGCCACCCCTAGACGTACAGAAATTGTGCCCGATCAAGGGGAAATCGTAGACACAGATTTGATCGCCAACGAAAAAGCGATAATCCTCTTGACAGAACAAGGATACATCAAAAGGATGCCGGTGAGTAACTTTGAAGCGCAAAATCGAGCCACCAAGGGCAAAGCAGGCGCAAAAATCAAAGAAGATGACGTGGTGGAACATTTTCTCACTTGTTGCGATCATAATCATCTACTCTTTTTTAGCAATCAGGGGGTCGTTTACAGTCTCAACGCTTATCATATTCCCATCGCTTCTCGCATCGCCAGAGGAACGCCGATCATACAAATGTTACCCATAGACACTGGCGAAAAAATTACCTCTATGGTAGCGGTGACAGAATTTACCGACGATCAATATTTGATCATGTTAACTCGTCAAGGACTGATCAAAAAAACAGCACTATCAGCCTTCAGTCACATTCGCAGCAGCGGTTTAATCGCTATTTCCTTAGTAGAAGGAGATCAACTGCGCTGGGTACGTTTAGCCCGATCCGAAGATAGTGTCATGATTGGTTCTCGTCATGGTATGGCCATTCACTTCAAAGCAGATGGACAACAGCTACGTCCCCTAGGACGATCTACCCGCGGTGTAAAAGCGATGAAACTGCGAAAAGGTGACGAATTAATTAGTATGGACATCCTACCCAGTCAGATCGCCGAAACCATACCCTCAGACGAAGAGGACTCAGATAGCGAAGAATTAAACCTAGAAAACGCCCATATAGGACCATGGCTATTAGCAATAACCACAGGAGGTTACGGTAAAAGAGTACCAGTGACAGCCTTTAGAATCCAAAAACGCGCCGGAATCGGGGTAAAACTGATTCGTTTTCGCAAAGAGAAAGATAAACTCGCCGCTATCCACGTGGTTAACCAAGAGGATGAATTAATGATGGTTACCAGTCGAGGTATTATCATTCGCCAAGCGGTAAAAGCCATCTCTCTACAATCTCGTTCCGCTACAGGGGTAAGAGTACAAAAACTAGATCAAGAAGACGCGATCGCCGCAGTAGCTTTAGTGCCCCCTAGCAGTGAAGAAATTGAGACCGAAGAATAGCCCCAGATATGTTACCATTGACATCCTCCCCGACCTGAAGGTACGGGGATTCCTTTAGAACAAGTCCAAATAAAAAGTAATTTATTTTCAGTTGAACTATGAATCTAGACCGTATTGTAGAACGTTTTAAACGTTGTAGCGAGCCCAAAAAGCGTTATGAACAACTACTCTGGTACGCTAAAAAACTAGAACCTATGCCAGAAGCAGCCAAGACTCCCGCCAACAAAGTTAACGGCTGCGTCTCCCAAGTCTACATCACCGCCGACCTCAAAGATGGTCACCTTTGGTACCAGGGTGACTCCGACGCCCAATTAGTCAAGGGTTTAGTGGCTTTTTTAATCGAAGGACTAAACGGTTTAACCCCCGCAGAAATCCTCGCACTAAGCCCTGATTTTATCGAGGAAACTGGTCTAAAAATGAGTCTAACCCCCTCTCGGGCTAATGGTTTTTACAATATATTTCAAACTATGCAGAAAAAAGCCCTGGGATTTCAAATCGGTACCTCTTCCTAAGCGTGTCTCTCAGAAATTGACCGAGTACAAGCCCAATTGCTAGGCAAAGCTGAGGGCCATCCCATTCTAATTGCTTCTGGACAGACAGCCATTACCGTCAACTGACAGTCGATTAGTTGAAATCCTTCTTTTTCGCACTGTCTCAAACTCTGTTTCAAGATTGAATCATTGTTAAATTCTAAAGTTTTGTTGCATTGAATACAAACTAAGTGATGATGATGATGAGGATGAGGATGATTTAACTCATAATGCTTGTGCCCTTCAGCTAATTCTAGTTCTCTGAGAATACCCATCCGGGCCATCAATTTAACACTGCGGTAAATTGTGGACAAACTGATCCCTTCCCCTCTTGCATCCAACAAGTTATGTAGTTCCTCAGCGCTCAAATGAGTTCCCTGGGACAAATTTTGAAAAATCTGAAGGATCTTTTCTCGCTGGGGGGTTAGACGCCAACCCCGTGCATTAAGTTCTGATTTTAGAGATGCAGATGTGTAGGGAGGCATAAATTTAATTTCAATAAGCTCTTCTATTGACAATGATAAAGCTAATTGCTAATCTTGGCAACATTGATAGTTGCTACAATCATAGGGAATTAATTTTATTTTTTGGTGTGGTTCTATGGACAAGTTCTCAGTATTTTTATTTTCTTCCTCTACCTTCATCAGTTCTGCTTTACTCAGTTTGGTCGCTGAACAACCAACTGTAGCCGCAGAAAGTCCTAAAAACTCTCTCTCTGAAGCTTCTCAAAAAGCGCCTAAGCCAGATATCGCATGTAATCAAAAGGAATGCCGAGGCAACGCTCATTTAGCTAGTTATCTTAAGAATATCGCTCCTTTAGCCGAAGATTTTAAGGAACTTGAAAGAACGCCAGAAGGACATCTAATTTTAGAAATTAGCGATGAAGAAAGCAACGCAGCGATTGAAATGTTCGGCTGTGATTGTATCACTTCCATCAACGCTTTACGTCAGTTAGAGGGGAACCCTATCGGTGTCGAGGGCGATCGCATTTTACCCGGACCAACTATTAAACCATGTAATCAACCCCGCGCCCCACAAATTCCCTAGCTAAATCAGCTTAACTTAATTTTTTATGGCTATCCTAACCGGGAGAAAATTAATTATCAATGGCGATGACTTTGGCTTGAATGATCGCGTTAATCAAGCCATTATTCAAGCTCATACAGAAGGAATCCTCACCAGTACCAGTCTGATGGTAACAGCAGAAGCTTTCCCCCAAGCAGTGGCTTTAGCCAAAACTCATCCTCAACTGGGGGTTGGTCTACATTTGGTCCTAGTTTGCGGTAAATCTGTTCTTTCTCCCCAAGCCATTCCTCATCTAGTAGATTCTAGGGGATTTTTTGCTAACAACCCCTTATTAGCTGGGTTGAATTATCAATTTAGTCGTACTGCTAGAGAGGAGTTAAAAGCTGAGATTAGCGCTCAATTAACTAAATTTCGCCAAACAGGCTTAAAGTTGAGTCATGTAGATGGTCACCTTCATCTGCATTTGCACCCTGTAATTCTGTCAATTCTTGTTGAATTAGCTCCAGAATATCAGATCAAGTTTATACGCTTACCCGCTGAGGAACTAAATTTAACCCTCACAACCAATCCAGTTTCCCAGCTATTGACCTTTTTTGTGTTCTCCCTCCTGCATCGATGGGGCAAAAACTTGCTAGATACTCACAACATTAGTTATACTGAGCGAGTTTATGGGTTGTTAGCAACTGGTAAAGTAACAGAAGATTATCTATTAAAAATCATACCAAAAATTCAAGGCAATTTAGTAGAAATTTATAATCATCCTGATGAAACAGGTTCAGGAAAGCTAGAAAAAAATGCTTTAATAAGTCTAAACGTCAAGAAGGAATTAACAACTTATGGTTTGAATTTAACTAATTTTATTAAAATATATGGCGAATTAATAAACCGATAACTTTTCAATGTTAGTATAATTTAGTAGCCATTGACAAGAGGAGGGAATTAGTTGCACTCTCCCAGATAACCTTTTCCCTGCGTGATATGAATTTATTAATTCTCTTATTATTATTATTAACAATTATCTCAGTTGGTTATTATTGTTTTGCTATTTATGCAGCTATTGATTTTTTTTCTCGTCCTAGTAAAATTAATCATGATTTTTATCCACCCGTTACTATTCTTACTCCTATCTGTGGTTTAGAATGGGAACTAGAAACTAGCTTAATATCTTTTTGTCAGCAAGATTATCCTCGCTATCAAATTATTTTTTGTCTGCAAAATCAAAGCGATCCTTGTTTAAATATATTGAAAAAAATCAAGAACAATTTTCCAGATTTAGATATCAATATAGTCACTAATCCTCAAGCGATCGGTAACAACTTAAAAATTAGTAATTTAGCTAATGCTGTAGCTATTATTAAATACCCAATTCTCGTAATTACCGACAGCGATATTCAAGTTAAACCCAATTATTTACAACAGGTAGTTGAACCTTTACAAGATAACTCAGTAGGTTTAGTAACGTGCTTATATACATCCTTGACTAAGGGATTTTTAGCGGCTTTTGAAGCTTTAGAAATCTCCACCCAGTTTCATCCTAGAGTGTTAACGGCTAAAAAAATAGAAGGGATTCAATATGCTTTTGGATCTACTATTGTGATTCGCAAAAAAATTTTAGAAGAGATTGGCGGTTTTTTAGGAATCGCTGATTATTTAGCTGATGATTATCAATTAGGTAACTTAGTCTCTAAGTTGGGGTATAGAGTAATTTTGTCAGATTATCTTGTAGCACATCGTCTAGCCGACGTTACTTGGCGCAGTTTTTTTCAACGTCAGAGTCGCTGGGCAAAATGTATCAGAGTAGAGAGATTTTGGGGATATTTAGGGCTAATTTTTACCCAAGGTACCGTAATTAGTTTAGCTTTATTGATCGCTACAGGGGGAGTTTGGTGGAGTTGGTTGATTTGTTTAATTACTTGGACAATCAGAATGTTAATGGCAATTATAGTGGGAG
This genomic window contains:
- a CDS encoding FeoA family protein, with amino-acid sequence MNWRFSYWGGNGEEFNQSEIDNSRLSYPLSQAELGARVWVIGFSIMGLNSGEMAEIIHIQPSGSVLLKIGDQTVGLGAEMTSKILVSDCPPDQLKALEMATDTRTYIREMEVGTLAQIVGYDKILQGYQGKLLAMGLKPGIKFTVISVPPFGDPVKIRVEGMIITLPKQEADALVVEVVEEN
- a CDS encoding (2Fe-2S) ferredoxin domain-containing protein is translated as MKTRLNTDTFTLTGELKGFIYKDGYKLKYLRLAVANTEYWIKPRKEQRQELERAYKQGDLLKITGEKTICYKTGKLKLKADVIESNCVPSPNCQKPSPSSSILICQKSSCWRQGGADVYAQLTEQLAQRGLSEQVKIKTTGCLKKCKKGPNLVFLPDRAYYSHVNSQQVEELLTQHLGCS
- a CDS encoding Asr1405/Asl0597 family protein yields the protein MKVSPSPDDDYQTIEIKLSERWQVYYRLQELGVTCACQSNQPLQIKMTSPLGVLQVWNVVRQQTTPRTQLIEWLETCWRTNLPVDSNLKKNYEN
- a CDS encoding Dps family protein, encoding MVTSQGLLQTFGEVGENPVLLDKNTTVPVCEGLNIALASFQALYLQYQKHHFVVEGAEFYQLHQFFQESYEEAQEHVHDLGERLNGLGGVPASSFAKLAELCCFSPEADGVYNCRTMIENDLGAEQEIVKLLRSQASQAESLGDRATRYLLEKILLETEQRAYHLDHFLAHDSLTLGFMGNGN
- the gyrA gene encoding DNA topoisomerase (ATP-hydrolyzing) subunit A, which gives rise to MTTPTERIIPTDLSNEMSQSYLEYAMSVIVGRALPDARDGLKPVHRRILYAMYELGLTHDRPFRKCARVVGEVLGKYHPHGDGSVYDALVRMAQDFSMRNPLIEGHGNFGSIDNDPPAAMRYTECRLQSLTLNGLLRDIEAETVDFADTFDASQQEPVVLPARIPQLLLNGSSGIAVGMATNIPPHNLGELINAVIAVIENPEITDLELIKYIPGPDFPTGGQILGYSGIKDAYTGARGSITMRGVANIETAADNRREAIIITELPYQTNKAALIEKIAELVNEKRLDGISDIRDESDRDGMRIVIELKRDAYPRVVLNNLYKQTPVQANFGANMVALVNGEPQLLALKQFLVLFLEFRLETVRRRTEYLLRKAEERDHILQGLLISLENLDTIIDLIRRASDTTTAKNELISQFGLSPVQADAILQMQLRRLTALEAEKIKAEHEELQTQIADYTDILAKKTRIEEIIVTELQEIKTIHATPRRTEIVPDQGEIVDTDLIANEKAIILLTEQGYIKRMPVSNFEAQNRATKGKAGAKIKEDDVVEHFLTCCDHNHLLFFSNQGVVYSLNAYHIPIASRIARGTPIIQMLPIDTGEKITSMVAVTEFTDDQYLIMLTRQGLIKKTALSAFSHIRSSGLIAISLVEGDQLRWVRLARSEDSVMIGSRHGMAIHFKADGQQLRPLGRSTRGVKAMKLRKGDELISMDILPSQIAETIPSDEEDSDSEELNLENAHIGPWLLAITTGGYGKRVPVTAFRIQKRAGIGVKLIRFRKEKDKLAAIHVVNQEDELMMVTSRGIIIRQAVKAISLQSRSATGVRVQKLDQEDAIAAVALVPPSSEEIETEE
- a CDS encoding SufE family protein; translated protein: MNLDRIVERFKRCSEPKKRYEQLLWYAKKLEPMPEAAKTPANKVNGCVSQVYITADLKDGHLWYQGDSDAQLVKGLVAFLIEGLNGLTPAEILALSPDFIEETGLKMSLTPSRANGFYNIFQTMQKKALGFQIGTSS
- a CDS encoding transcriptional repressor produces the protein MPPYTSASLKSELNARGWRLTPQREKILQIFQNLSQGTHLSAEELHNLLDARGEGISLSTIYRSVKLMARMGILRELELAEGHKHYELNHPHPHHHHHLVCIQCNKTLEFNNDSILKQSLRQCEKEGFQLIDCQLTVMAVCPEAIRMGWPSALPSNWACTRSISERHA
- the hpnK gene encoding hopanoid biosynthesis-associated protein HpnK, whose translation is MAILTGRKLIINGDDFGLNDRVNQAIIQAHTEGILTSTSLMVTAEAFPQAVALAKTHPQLGVGLHLVLVCGKSVLSPQAIPHLVDSRGFFANNPLLAGLNYQFSRTAREELKAEISAQLTKFRQTGLKLSHVDGHLHLHLHPVILSILVELAPEYQIKFIRLPAEELNLTLTTNPVSQLLTFFVFSLLHRWGKNLLDTHNISYTERVYGLLATGKVTEDYLLKIIPKIQGNLVEIYNHPDETGSGKLEKNALISLNVKKELTTYGLNLTNFIKIYGELINR
- the hpnI gene encoding bacteriohopanetetrol glucosamine biosynthesis glycosyltransferase HpnI; translation: MNLLILLLLLLTIISVGYYCFAIYAAIDFFSRPSKINHDFYPPVTILTPICGLEWELETSLISFCQQDYPRYQIIFCLQNQSDPCLNILKKIKNNFPDLDINIVTNPQAIGNNLKISNLANAVAIIKYPILVITDSDIQVKPNYLQQVVEPLQDNSVGLVTCLYTSLTKGFLAAFEALEISTQFHPRVLTAKKIEGIQYAFGSTIVIRKKILEEIGGFLGIADYLADDYQLGNLVSKLGYRVILSDYLVAHRLADVTWRSFFQRQSRWAKCIRVERFWGYLGLIFTQGTVISLALLIATGGVWWSWLICLITWTIRMLMAIIVGVKLLKDQVAKKYLILVPIRDLVSFWLWCYNLVGNTVNWRDYKFELAKGGKLIKLEVK